Proteins encoded by one window of Arachis ipaensis cultivar K30076 chromosome B04, Araip1.1, whole genome shotgun sequence:
- the LOC110271079 gene encoding uncharacterized protein LOC110271079, whose amino-acid sequence MATALRKTTRKDDGGSSWWSLSSVRRRQWRDRLGGRQNDDWVATIGVASTTMLXGSTNGDDEPDDDERHGRAGQWLGAARSSPISPSLGSPLTPHSPSLMFCF is encoded by the exons ATGGCGACGGCTCTAAGGAAGACGACGAGAAAAGATGACGGTGGCTCCTCGTGGTGGTCGCTCTCCTCTGTTCGGCGACGTCAATGGCGGGACAGGCTTGGTGGGAGGCAGAACGACGACTGGGTAGCGACGATCGGCGTGGCTTCAACGACGATGCTCCN CGGCTCCACAAACGGCGACGATGAACCTGATGATGACGAGAGGCACGGCAGAGCTGGACAATGGCTAGGCGCGGCTCGCTCTTCTCCGATTTCCCCTTCCCTTGGTTCACCCCTGACTCCTCACTCTCCCTCTTTGATGTTCTGTTTCTGA